From a region of the Pseudopipra pipra isolate bDixPip1 unplaced genomic scaffold, bDixPip1.hap1 HAP1_SCAFFOLD_374, whole genome shotgun sequence genome:
- the LOC135408368 gene encoding collagen alpha-1(XI) chain-like: YELSVYILQGPPGATGAEGRQGEKGAKGEPGAEGAPGKTGPVGPQGPAGKPGPEGLRGIPGPVGEQGLPGAPGQDGPPGPLGPPGLPGLKGDPGSKGEKGHPGLIGLIGPPGEQGEKGDRGLPGPQGSPGAKGDAGISGPAGPLGPPGPPGLPGPQGPKGSKGSSGPAGQKGDSGLPGPPGPPGPPGEVIQPLPIQSPKKTRRSPDYMLSDAGDNILDYSDGMEEIFGSLNSLKQDIEHMKYPMGTQNNPARTCKDLQLCHPDFPDGEYWIDPNQGCSGDSFKVYCNFTAGGETCIYPDKKSEGVRISSWPKENPGSWFSEFKRGKLLSYLDVEGNSINMVQMTFLKLLSASARQNFTYNCHQSVAWHDAPSDSYDKALRFLGSNDEEMSYDNNPYIKALHDGCASRKGYAKTVIEINTPKIDQVPIVDVMINDFGDQNQKFGFEVGPVCFLG; the protein is encoded by the exons ATTATGAGCTCAGTGTCTATATTTTACAGGGACCTCCTGGAGCAACTGGTGCTGAAGGCAGACAAGGTGAAAAAGGTGCAAAG GGTGAACCTGGTGCAGAAGGGGCTCCTGGTAAAACTGGTCCAGTCGGTCCACAGGGACCTGCTGGGAAACCTGGCCCAGAGGGTCTCCGGGGCATTCCTGGCCCTGTG gGAGAACAAGGCCTACCTGGAGCACCAGGTCAGGATGGCCCTCCTGGACCTCTG GGTCCACCTGGCTTGCCTGGACTGAAAGGAGATCCAGGTTCCAAAGGAGAGAAG GGACATCCTGGTTTGATTGGCCTGATTGGACCTCCAGGAGAACAGGGTGAAAAGGGTGATAGGGGTCTTCCTGGCCCACAGGGATCTCCTGGAGCCAAGGGTGATGCA GGAAtttctggtcctgctggtccACTTGGACCCCCTGGTCCTCCTGGTTTACCT GGTCCCCAGGGTCCAAAGGGTTCTAAAGGATCCAGC GGTCCTGCTGGTCAAAAGGGTGACAGTGGGTTACCTGGTCCACCTGGTCCTCCA GGCCCTCCGGGTGAGGTAATCCAGCCACTGCCAATCCAGTCACCCAAGAAGACAAGAAGATCTCCTGATTATATGTTATCTGATGCTGGTGACAATATTCTGGATTATTCCGATGGCATGGAAGAGATCTTTGGTTCACTGAATTCGCTGAAGCAAGACATTGAGCACATGAAGTACCCAATGGGCACTCAGAATAACCCTGCCCGAACCTGCAAAGACTTGCAACTCTGTCACCCAGACTTCCCAGATG GGGAATATTGGATTGATCCTAACCAGGGCTGTTCTGGAGACTCCTTCAAAGTATACTGCAATTTCACAGCAGGTGGGGAAACTTGCATCTACCCAGATAAGAAATCTGAAGGA GTTAGAATTTCATCATGGCCAAAGGAGAATCCAGGATCTTGGTTTAGTGAATTCAAGCGAGGCAAACTT CTCTCCTATTTGGATGTTGAAGGCAATTCCATTAATATGGTCCAAATGACATTCCTTAAACTACTGAGTGCCTCTGCCAGACAAAATTTCACTTATAACTGTCACCAGTCTGTAGCTTGGCATGACGCCCCATCTGACAGCTATGACAAAGCACTGAGGTTCTTAGGATCGAACGATGAAGAAATGTCTTACGACAACAATCCTTACATCAAAGCTCTTCACGACGGCTGTGCA TCAAGAAAGGGCTATGCAAAGACAGTGATTGAAATCAACACGCCCAAAATAGACCAAGTGCCCATAGTTGATGTGATGATCAATGACTTTGGTGATCAGAACCAGAAGTTTGGATTTGAGGTCGGTCCTGTCTGCTTCCTTGGTTAA